From a region of the Deltaproteobacteria bacterium genome:
- a CDS encoding amino acid adenylation domain-containing protein, giving the protein MRRGRLPRAGMVHGGLIPVSRIFGVLCLSIFVDHIGEQFFLRLRTLMTMMKLQGQQPQHGQPFSCVIIGDTSLPAHCAGILVRAGHTVKAVISDTPEFRQWAHDHNVPVYHSQEDWGAQLSPQSFTYLFSIINQRILSAALLSLPSHAAINFHDGPLPRFAGMYAPAWALLRRETEHGVTWHVMTGEVDAGDILKQRRFSLAPDETSLSLNLKCYEAAIASFQELVTELADQRWSPIPQDLSLRTYFAEHERPPGGGIISWNTPAADLAGVCRALSFGPYLNPLTTLKFHVNGDFFIVTEYELRPGSPSVAAGTIRAMQQDSLTIATATEDFTITKLLTVDGDAVPVASLSQQYGLQIGQQLPDLARTTLNELTQQASHTAKHEGFWRKRLTSIHPARLPYVSSPMNERTGSASLPVSFSLPVGAHTVPPQPWRRDTLILTAFAVYLSRLTQEHSFDIGFTSASQRAEEHHTTPLSEKLFAVRVPFRVQLDLDGPFTQAYTTIAQEVTLCEHHRTYTRDLLVRDPAIHEIPRVRHVADVSVVFLPCVDEDPCYAQGAITLHVSPDVFSLDTSAAEPMSATIVYNTRVLDEPTILRMVGHLQTLLTAAVANPEQPLSALPLLTASERQQILFDWNDTTRDYPQTQCLQQLFATQVERTPDAVAVVCAEEHVPYRVLNARANRLAHYLQKKGVQRETLVGVCLERSLDMTVALLAILKAGGAYVLLDPHYPTERLRFMLEDTAVSIILTQEKFFPLFSNAEAAEVGSTGNPTPHPLCDAQQLVCLDTEWDTINKERVDNPACVTTADDCAYVMYTSGSTGRPKGVAVPHRGITRLLFGVDYVQLDTQQKLLHLAPISFDASTFEIWGALLHGGTCVLYPAQVPSPHELGALVKRHGVTTLWLTASLFNTVIGTEPGALSGVRQLLIGGEALSVAHVRRALALLPTTRITNGYGPTESTTFACCYHIPRQLAANLTSVPIGTPISNTTVYILDQYLSPLPVGVPGELYIGGDGLACGYLHRPEQSAEKFIPDPFSSRPGARLYRTGDMVRYLPDGNIEFLGRRDTQVKIRGYRIELGEIEATLQTHPAVQSAVVLAREDVPEDKQLIAYIVGHHGSSPPLSALCAFLRTTLPDYMLPVAFVVVERIPLTPNGKVDRNALPHGERA; this is encoded by the coding sequence ATGCGTCGGGGCCGCTTGCCGCGCGCCGGTATGGTACACGGTGGGCTGATCCCAGTCTCCCGTATATTTGGGGTCTTGTGTCTCTCAATCTTTGTTGACCATATTGGAGAACAATTTTTCTTACGACTGCGCACTCTTATGACAATGATGAAGCTGCAGGGACAGCAACCACAACATGGGCAGCCATTTTCCTGCGTGATTATTGGCGACACTTCGCTTCCTGCTCACTGTGCCGGCATACTTGTACGTGCCGGGCATACTGTGAAGGCCGTGATCAGTGACACGCCAGAGTTTCGCCAATGGGCGCATGACCACAACGTGCCGGTCTACCACTCGCAGGAAGATTGGGGAGCCCAGCTATCGCCGCAGTCGTTTACGTATCTCTTTAGTATCATTAATCAGCGGATTCTTTCTGCTGCGCTGTTGTCGCTGCCGTCTCATGCCGCGATCAACTTTCATGATGGCCCACTCCCCAGATTTGCCGGTATGTATGCCCCGGCCTGGGCACTGTTGCGACGTGAGACAGAGCATGGTGTGACTTGGCATGTCATGACTGGCGAGGTCGATGCCGGTGACATTCTCAAGCAGCGGCGCTTCTCTCTTGCCCCGGACGAGACCTCGTTGAGTCTGAACCTGAAATGTTACGAAGCGGCGATCGCCTCATTCCAGGAATTAGTTACGGAGTTGGCCGACCAGCGATGGAGCCCGATCCCACAAGACCTCAGTCTGCGCACGTACTTCGCTGAGCATGAAAGACCGCCAGGTGGAGGAATTATTTCGTGGAACACTCCAGCAGCAGACCTCGCGGGGGTTTGTCGGGCCTTGTCTTTTGGTCCGTACCTCAATCCGCTGACCACCCTGAAGTTCCATGTGAACGGTGATTTTTTCATTGTCACTGAATATGAGCTGCGTCCCGGCTCTCCGTCAGTTGCTGCCGGGACCATTCGTGCCATGCAGCAAGATAGTCTGACGATCGCTACGGCAACGGAAGACTTCACAATTACCAAACTGCTCACCGTGGATGGTGATGCCGTACCGGTTGCCTCCTTGAGCCAGCAGTATGGGTTGCAAATCGGTCAGCAACTCCCGGATCTTGCCCGCACAACGCTCAATGAACTTACACAACAAGCGAGCCACACTGCAAAGCATGAGGGGTTTTGGCGTAAACGACTCACCTCCATCCACCCTGCTCGCTTGCCCTATGTTTCATCGCCTATGAATGAGCGTACTGGGAGTGCCTCACTGCCGGTGTCGTTTTCGCTTCCGGTCGGAGCGCACACCGTACCGCCTCAACCATGGCGGCGAGACACCCTCATACTCACAGCGTTCGCGGTCTACCTCTCTCGACTCACCCAAGAGCACTCGTTTGATATTGGCTTCACTTCGGCATCACAGCGAGCAGAGGAGCACCACACCACACCGCTCTCTGAAAAGTTGTTTGCCGTACGGGTGCCGTTCCGGGTGCAGTTAGACTTGGATGGACCGTTCACCCAAGCGTATACGACTATTGCACAAGAAGTGACTCTGTGTGAACACCATCGCACCTACACGCGGGATCTCCTGGTCCGCGACCCAGCTATACACGAGATACCTAGGGTACGTCACGTTGCTGATGTCTCAGTGGTTTTCTTGCCCTGTGTTGACGAAGATCCCTGCTATGCTCAGGGAGCCATAACTCTGCATGTGTCACCAGATGTTTTTTCACTCGACACATCTGCAGCCGAACCGATGTCTGCGACGATCGTCTATAACACGCGGGTTCTCGATGAACCCACGATTCTGCGCATGGTCGGGCATCTACAAACCCTGCTGACGGCTGCGGTTGCGAACCCTGAGCAACCTCTGTCTGCCCTGCCGCTGCTTACCGCCAGCGAGCGTCAGCAGATACTCTTCGACTGGAACGACACAACGCGTGATTATCCTCAGACGCAGTGTCTTCAACAGTTATTCGCTACACAAGTCGAACGTACACCGGACGCCGTCGCGGTAGTGTGTGCGGAGGAACACGTACCGTATCGAGTACTCAATGCACGTGCCAATCGGCTTGCGCACTATTTGCAAAAGAAAGGCGTGCAGCGCGAGACCCTCGTGGGCGTGTGCCTGGAGCGTTCACTCGATATGACCGTTGCCTTGTTGGCCATTCTGAAAGCCGGTGGCGCGTATGTGCTGTTGGACCCCCATTATCCAACAGAGCGGTTGCGCTTCATGCTCGAGGATACCGCCGTCTCTATTATACTCACGCAAGAAAAGTTCTTCCCATTATTCTCCAACGCTGAAGCCGCTGAGGTAGGTAGCACGGGAAACCCCACTCCGCACCCTCTTTGTGATGCGCAGCAGTTGGTTTGTCTTGACACCGAGTGGGACACAATCAACAAAGAGCGTGTTGACAACCCTGCCTGTGTAACAACGGCGGACGATTGTGCTTATGTCATGTACACGTCAGGATCGACGGGCCGTCCCAAGGGGGTCGCCGTACCACACCGAGGCATCACGCGTTTACTGTTCGGCGTAGACTATGTCCAGCTCGACACTCAGCAAAAGTTGCTGCACCTGGCGCCTATCTCGTTCGACGCCTCGACCTTTGAAATTTGGGGAGCGCTCCTGCATGGCGGCACCTGTGTGTTGTATCCGGCCCAGGTTCCAAGTCCGCACGAACTCGGCGCGCTGGTCAAGCGCCACGGGGTGACGACGTTGTGGCTTACCGCATCATTATTCAATACCGTCATCGGTACTGAACCTGGAGCACTCTCTGGAGTCCGCCAATTGCTCATTGGCGGCGAGGCGTTGTCTGTAGCGCACGTGCGTCGCGCCTTGGCGCTTCTGCCTACCACGCGAATCACGAATGGGTACGGGCCGACTGAAAGCACGACGTTCGCGTGTTGCTATCACATCCCGCGCCAGCTCGCGGCCAACCTGACCTCAGTTCCCATCGGCACCCCGATCAGTAACACCACGGTGTATATTCTTGACCAGTACTTGTCACCGCTGCCTGTTGGCGTCCCTGGAGAATTGTATATTGGTGGAGACGGACTCGCCTGCGGGTATCTCCATCGCCCAGAACAGAGCGCAGAGAAATTTATCCCCGACCCTTTCAGCTCTCGTCCTGGAGCGCGACTCTACCGCACTGGTGATATGGTGCG